A single region of the Solwaraspora sp. WMMD791 genome encodes:
- the nuoN gene encoding NADH-quinone oxidoreductase subunit NuoN, with translation MSDISFPEISYAAIAPMLILFGAAMVGVLVEAFVPRSVRNPVQLVLALASMVAALVAVVLQGGTRTVTAGEAIAVDGPTLFLQGAILVLGVMAMLLIGERSLETGGAFVAQAAIVVNSPEDRKQAAGRGGATEVYPLALFAIAGMLLFVAANDLLTMFIALEAFSLPLYLLCALARRRRLLSQEAALKYFMLGAYSSAFFLFGLALTYGFTAGVDSPTGPGVDFATIRTAVETSTASPVLLFAGIALISVGLLFKATAAPFHVWAPDVYQGAPTPVTGFMAACTKVAAFGALLRVLHVAFYGAAWDFTPVLGAIAVLTMLVGAIMAVTQTDIKRLLAYSSVANAGYLLVGVLSLSAEGLASTMFYLVAYGFIVIAAFAVVTLVRDDEGEATHLSRWAGLGRRSPLFAGIFTFILLAFAGIPLTSGFTSKFAVFGAAVGDGQIWLVIAGVVTSMILAFPYLRVVVMMWLSEPSEATPTVVIPGALTSAALMIGVLATLLLGVAPGALLDLTSNAAEFVR, from the coding sequence GTGAGCGACATTTCGTTCCCCGAGATCAGCTACGCGGCGATCGCGCCGATGCTGATCCTGTTCGGCGCGGCGATGGTCGGCGTACTGGTCGAGGCGTTCGTGCCCCGGTCGGTACGCAACCCGGTGCAGTTGGTGCTCGCCCTCGCCAGCATGGTCGCCGCCCTGGTCGCGGTCGTGCTGCAGGGCGGCACCCGGACGGTGACCGCAGGTGAGGCGATCGCGGTCGACGGCCCGACGCTGTTCCTGCAGGGGGCGATCCTCGTCCTCGGGGTGATGGCCATGCTGCTGATCGGCGAACGGTCGCTGGAGACCGGCGGCGCGTTCGTCGCGCAGGCGGCGATCGTGGTCAACTCGCCGGAGGACCGCAAGCAGGCGGCCGGCCGGGGTGGTGCGACCGAGGTCTACCCGCTGGCGTTGTTCGCCATCGCCGGCATGCTGCTGTTCGTCGCGGCCAACGATCTGCTGACGATGTTCATCGCGCTGGAAGCCTTCTCGCTGCCGCTGTACCTGCTCTGCGCGCTGGCCCGCCGCCGGCGGCTGCTCAGCCAGGAAGCGGCACTGAAGTACTTCATGCTCGGCGCCTACTCGTCGGCGTTCTTCCTGTTCGGGCTGGCGCTGACCTACGGCTTCACCGCCGGGGTGGACAGCCCGACCGGGCCGGGGGTCGACTTCGCCACCATCCGTACGGCGGTGGAGACCTCGACGGCCAGCCCGGTGCTGCTCTTCGCCGGCATCGCGTTGATCTCCGTCGGGCTGCTGTTCAAGGCGACCGCGGCACCGTTCCACGTCTGGGCACCGGACGTCTACCAGGGCGCGCCGACCCCGGTGACCGGCTTCATGGCCGCCTGTACCAAGGTCGCCGCGTTCGGCGCGCTGCTACGGGTGCTGCACGTGGCCTTCTACGGGGCCGCCTGGGACTTCACCCCGGTGCTGGGCGCGATCGCCGTACTGACCATGCTGGTCGGGGCGATCATGGCCGTCACCCAGACCGACATCAAGCGGCTGCTGGCGTACTCGTCGGTGGCGAACGCCGGCTACCTGCTGGTGGGTGTGCTGTCGCTGTCCGCCGAGGGCCTGGCGAGCACGATGTTCTACCTGGTGGCGTACGGCTTCATCGTGATCGCGGCGTTCGCCGTGGTGACCCTGGTCCGTGACGACGAGGGTGAGGCCACCCACCTGTCCCGCTGGGCCGGGCTGGGCCGCCGGTCGCCCCTGTTCGCCGGGATCTTCACCTTCATCCTGCTGGCGTTCGCCGGAATCCCGCTTACCAGCGGCTTCACCAGCAAGTTCGCGGTGTTCGGGGCGGCGGTCGGGGACGGCCAGATCTGGCTCGTGATCGCCGGTGTGGTGACCAGCATGATCCTTGCCTTCCCGTACCTGCGGGTGGTGGTGATGATGTGGCTGAGCGAGCCGAGCGAGGCCACCCCGACGGTGGTGATCCCCGGGGCGCTCACCTCGGCGGCGCTGATGATCGGCGTACTGGCCACGCTGCTGCTCGGGGTGGCGCCGGGCGCACTGCTGGATCTCACCAGCAACGCCGCCGAGTTTGTCCGATGA
- a CDS encoding polyprenyl synthetase family protein: protein MVGGVVRTADGSSIASGGGAVTSIGIDIVDPRLQASVTDIMASVEAELRDSVFSADPFVTEAARHLVEAGGKRFRPLLVALGAHFGDPERPLVVPAAVVMELTHLATLYHDDVMDEAPVRRGAPSANSRWTNSVAILVGDYLFARAADLAADLGIEAVRLQARTFARLVHGQIAETVGPRDGEPSVDHYLQVIGDKTGSLIATSARFGGMFGGATPTHIEALAGYGETIGVAFQLSDDLLDIASESAQSGKTPGTDLREGVPTLPMLYALADDDGDAASRRLREILAAGPVTDDDLHAEALGLLRESPALKRARETVRSYAEEARSRLAPLPAGPARQAMESLCDFIADRTN, encoded by the coding sequence ATGGTTGGGGGTGTGGTGAGGACGGCTGACGGCAGCTCCATCGCGTCTGGCGGCGGGGCGGTGACCTCGATCGGGATCGACATCGTCGACCCGCGGTTGCAGGCGTCCGTCACCGACATCATGGCGTCGGTCGAGGCCGAGTTGCGCGACAGTGTGTTCAGCGCCGACCCGTTCGTCACCGAGGCGGCCCGACATCTGGTCGAGGCCGGCGGCAAGCGGTTCCGGCCGCTGCTGGTGGCGCTCGGCGCGCACTTCGGCGACCCGGAGCGGCCGCTGGTGGTGCCGGCGGCGGTAGTGATGGAGCTCACTCACCTGGCGACGCTCTACCACGACGACGTGATGGACGAGGCCCCGGTGCGCCGGGGCGCGCCCAGCGCCAACTCCCGGTGGACCAACTCGGTGGCGATCCTGGTCGGCGACTACCTGTTCGCCCGGGCCGCCGATCTCGCCGCTGACCTGGGCATCGAGGCGGTCCGGCTGCAGGCCCGCACCTTCGCCCGGCTGGTGCACGGCCAGATCGCCGAGACCGTCGGTCCGCGCGACGGTGAACCGTCGGTCGACCACTACCTGCAGGTGATCGGGGACAAGACCGGCTCGTTGATCGCGACGTCCGCCCGGTTCGGCGGCATGTTCGGCGGTGCGACGCCGACCCACATCGAGGCCCTCGCCGGGTACGGCGAGACCATCGGCGTGGCGTTCCAGCTCTCCGACGACCTGCTCGACATCGCCTCCGAGTCGGCCCAGTCGGGCAAGACGCCCGGCACCGATCTGCGGGAGGGGGTGCCGACCCTGCCGATGCTGTACGCCCTGGCCGACGACGACGGTGACGCCGCCTCCCGACGGTTGCGGGAGATCCTGGCCGCCGGTCCGGTGACTGACGACGACCTGCACGCCGAGGCGCTCGGCCTGCTGCGCGAGTCGCCGGCGCTCAAGCGCGCCCGGGAGACGGTGCGCAGCTACGCCGAGGAGGCACGGTCCCGGCTGGCACCGCTGCCGGCGGGGCCGGCCCGGCAGGCGATGGAGTCCCTCTGCGACTTCATCGCCGACCGCACCAACTGA
- a CDS encoding GNAT family N-acetyltransferase yields the protein MVSIMLADGHQICDDPTRVDVDRVHGWLSTDAYWALGRPREVVARSIANSLVFGVYRGGDGGQVGFARVVTDKATFGWLCDVYIDRSVRGRGLGRRLVAAARDELARQGVRRLLLGTLDAHGVYAELGFTPLADPDRWMELTAPPTADLNTGG from the coding sequence ATGGTGTCGATCATGCTTGCGGACGGCCATCAGATCTGCGACGACCCGACCCGGGTCGACGTCGACCGGGTCCACGGTTGGCTCTCCACCGACGCGTACTGGGCGCTGGGCCGCCCCCGGGAGGTGGTCGCCCGGTCGATCGCCAACTCCCTGGTGTTCGGGGTCTACCGGGGCGGCGACGGCGGCCAGGTCGGTTTCGCCAGGGTCGTCACCGACAAAGCGACCTTCGGCTGGCTCTGTGACGTCTACATCGACCGCTCGGTGCGGGGTCGTGGACTCGGCCGCCGGCTGGTGGCGGCGGCCCGCGACGAACTGGCCCGACAGGGGGTACGCCGGCTGCTGCTGGGCACTCTGGACGCGCACGGCGTCTACGCCGAGCTGGGCTTCACCCCGCTGGCCGACCCCGACCGTTGGATGGAGCTGACGGCACCACCGACGGCCGATCTGAACACCGGCGGCTGA
- a CDS encoding zf-HC2 domain-containing protein — protein MKCDYAHDDGAYVLGALSPSERAAYEHHLSGCPSCRQAVAEIAVLPGLLGRLDPAGFEQISDPPSAGPRLSTLVTAAGQARRKGRRMRRWQTAGAALAAAGLAIVVGFGVGWVGAGGTPETNPGTQLTAMQPVASQLPIHAEVGLQKVANGTEVTMRCWWEPTNPDGEPMNFELVAYDRDGARQRVGSWAVSPGAEIVFTGATRFAETDLERLELVRADGSAILTHQVG, from the coding sequence GTGAAGTGTGACTACGCGCACGACGACGGCGCGTACGTCCTGGGTGCCCTGTCCCCGTCGGAACGTGCCGCGTACGAGCACCACCTCAGTGGCTGTCCGAGCTGCCGGCAGGCGGTCGCCGAGATCGCCGTACTGCCGGGTCTGCTCGGCCGGCTCGACCCGGCGGGGTTCGAGCAGATCAGCGACCCACCGTCGGCCGGCCCCCGGCTGTCGACGCTGGTCACCGCCGCCGGGCAGGCCCGCCGCAAGGGCCGGCGGATGCGGCGCTGGCAGACCGCCGGCGCGGCGCTGGCCGCCGCCGGACTGGCGATCGTCGTCGGCTTCGGGGTCGGCTGGGTCGGTGCCGGCGGTACGCCGGAGACCAACCCCGGCACCCAGCTCACCGCGATGCAGCCGGTGGCGTCGCAGCTGCCGATCCACGCCGAGGTCGGCCTGCAGAAGGTGGCCAACGGCACCGAGGTGACGATGCGATGCTGGTGGGAGCCGACCAATCCGGACGGCGAACCGATGAACTTCGAGCTGGTCGCCTACGACCGCGACGGTGCCAGGCAGCGGGTCGGTTCGTGGGCGGTGAGTCCCGGCGCGGAGATCGTCTTCACCGGCGCCACCCGGTTCGCCGAGACCGACCTGGAACGGTTGGAGCTGGTGCGGGCCGACGGATCGGCGATCCTGACCCACCAGGTCGGCTGA
- the nuoL gene encoding NADH-quinone oxidoreductase subunit L: protein MEPTVEYAQATGLLSSVWLLVAIPLASAAILLLLGKRADKWGHWLGVVAVGAIFVLGLTYFFQLRGLDNRAVELSLWQFIEVGGLSVDFGLLFDPLSAVFVLLITGVGFLIHVYAVEYMSHDAGRRRFFAYFNLFVAAMLVLVLGNNYVMLFLGWEGVGLASYLLISFWYNLPAAATAGKKAFLMNRVGDAGLVLAIFLMFATLGTTQFDAVFTGAGALASGTILAMGLLLLLGATGKSGQFPLQAWLPDAMEGPTPVSALIHAATMVTAGVYLIARSNPIFSANPTLQTVVVSVGALTLLIGAVIGCAKDDIKRVLAWSTVSQIGYMFLGVGLGGGAYALAIVHLLAHGFFKAGLFLGAGSVMHGMKDQTDIRRFGGLWRHMKITWATFGLAWLAIIGIWPLSGYFSKEPIIAAAFEREDWTAWLFGGAALLGAGLTAFYMTRLFILTFHGPKRWTEDIDHPHESPPLMTVPLILLAVGSVAAGWLMSTSVPEWLTPVLGTEEGHHEAVLSHGAVTILALVITVLGALLGWLLFRNGTAEQEQPAGVLVTAARHNLYTDAVNRAVFEKPGIFLTRALVFLDNRGVDGLVNGLAAAIGGSSGRLRRLQTGFVRSYAMSVLAGAFVVVAAFLALQMGWLA, encoded by the coding sequence GTGGAACCGACTGTGGAGTACGCCCAGGCCACGGGGCTGCTGAGTAGCGTGTGGCTGCTGGTGGCCATTCCGCTGGCCAGCGCGGCGATCCTGCTGCTGCTCGGCAAGCGCGCCGACAAGTGGGGGCACTGGCTCGGCGTGGTCGCCGTCGGGGCGATCTTCGTCCTCGGCCTGACCTACTTCTTCCAGCTACGCGGCCTGGACAACCGGGCGGTCGAGCTGAGCCTGTGGCAGTTCATCGAGGTCGGTGGCCTGTCGGTGGACTTCGGGCTGCTGTTCGACCCGCTGTCGGCGGTCTTCGTGCTGCTGATCACCGGCGTGGGCTTCCTGATCCACGTGTACGCGGTCGAGTACATGTCGCACGATGCGGGGCGACGGCGCTTCTTCGCGTACTTCAACCTGTTCGTCGCCGCGATGCTGGTGCTGGTGCTCGGCAACAACTACGTGATGCTCTTCCTCGGCTGGGAGGGCGTCGGTCTGGCGTCGTACCTGCTGATCTCCTTCTGGTACAACCTGCCCGCCGCGGCGACCGCCGGCAAGAAGGCGTTCCTGATGAACCGGGTCGGCGACGCCGGCCTCGTACTGGCGATCTTCCTGATGTTCGCCACCCTCGGCACCACCCAGTTCGACGCGGTCTTCACCGGTGCCGGCGCGCTGGCGTCCGGCACGATCCTGGCGATGGGCCTGCTGTTGCTGCTCGGCGCGACCGGCAAGTCCGGCCAGTTCCCGCTGCAGGCGTGGTTGCCGGACGCGATGGAGGGTCCGACCCCGGTCTCGGCGCTGATCCACGCCGCGACGATGGTCACCGCCGGCGTCTACCTGATCGCCCGGTCCAACCCGATCTTCTCGGCCAACCCGACGCTGCAGACCGTGGTGGTCAGCGTCGGCGCGCTCACCCTGCTGATCGGCGCGGTCATCGGCTGCGCCAAGGACGACATCAAGCGGGTGCTGGCCTGGTCGACGGTCTCCCAGATCGGCTACATGTTCCTCGGCGTCGGGCTCGGCGGCGGGGCGTACGCGCTGGCGATCGTGCACCTGCTGGCGCACGGCTTCTTCAAGGCCGGGCTGTTCCTCGGTGCCGGCTCGGTGATGCACGGGATGAAGGACCAGACCGACATCCGGCGGTTCGGCGGTCTGTGGCGGCACATGAAGATCACCTGGGCGACCTTCGGGCTGGCCTGGCTGGCGATCATCGGCATCTGGCCGCTGTCCGGCTACTTCTCCAAGGAGCCGATCATCGCGGCGGCCTTCGAACGGGAGGACTGGACCGCCTGGCTGTTCGGCGGGGCCGCGCTGCTCGGTGCCGGGCTGACCGCCTTCTACATGACCCGGCTGTTCATCCTCACCTTCCACGGCCCGAAGCGGTGGACCGAAGACATCGACCACCCGCACGAGTCGCCGCCGCTGATGACCGTGCCGCTGATCCTGCTGGCGGTCGGCTCGGTCGCCGCCGGTTGGCTGATGTCCACCTCGGTGCCCGAGTGGCTGACCCCGGTGCTGGGCACCGAGGAGGGCCACCACGAGGCGGTGCTGTCGCACGGCGCGGTCACCATCCTGGCGCTGGTGATCACCGTGCTCGGCGCGCTGCTCGGCTGGCTGCTGTTCCGCAACGGCACCGCCGAGCAGGAGCAACCGGCCGGGGTGCTGGTCACCGCCGCCCGGCACAACCTCTACACCGACGCGGTCAACCGGGCGGTGTTCGAAAAGCCGGGCATCTTCCTCACCCGGGCGCTGGTCTTCCTCGACAACCGGGGAGTCGACGGCCTGGTCAACGGGCTGGCCGCCGCGATCGGCGGCAGCTCCGGGCGGCTGCGGCGGCTGCAGACCGGCTTCGTGCGTTCGTACGCGATGTCCGTGCTCGCCGGTGCCTTCGTGGTGGTCGCGGCGTTCCTCGCCCTGCAGATGGGATGGCTGGCGTGA
- the eccB gene encoding type VII secretion protein EccB, whose protein sequence is MASRRELLRSHRYAGNRTVAALVTGDADPAAPVPGGRAGTVALAGLLVAAIGVGGAAAYGAVAGSARQDWRDGRAIIVERESGARYVYRDGLLHPVHNYSSAALLVASAPPRTVLVSRDALRSVQRGAPLGILGAPDSLPQQDDLLDGAWTVCSGTGTSTSGDTDAPPPAVGVGVASATNRPLGEDGLLVQTPDGEVALLWRGRRHGVPEPQLVRGALGWGQHRPLPVATALLRAVPAGADLVGPVVPGVGDRSSGVPGARIGEVFVVATQSGSRQYAVAARDGLAQITQVQADLLLTSHDQAVPTPLTQGRFRALAGAGNLTPSGSAPPPATTPLLREAADGRLCVRIAGPDAPVEIDLDPPGPAVGGVQVPPGRAALVRAVAASDGTASDGTASASASAPVSLVTETGVRHEVTDPATLAVLGYPDAVPVPMPADVVGLVPAGPALDARAALR, encoded by the coding sequence ATGGCATCGCGGCGCGAACTGCTGCGGTCGCACCGGTATGCGGGGAACCGGACGGTGGCCGCACTGGTGACCGGCGACGCCGATCCGGCTGCGCCGGTGCCGGGCGGCCGGGCCGGGACCGTGGCGCTGGCCGGTCTGTTGGTCGCCGCCATCGGGGTGGGTGGTGCCGCGGCATACGGTGCGGTCGCCGGATCGGCACGGCAGGACTGGCGGGACGGCCGGGCGATCATCGTCGAGCGCGAGTCCGGTGCCCGGTACGTCTACCGCGACGGACTGCTGCACCCGGTGCACAACTACAGTTCGGCGGCGCTGCTGGTGGCAAGCGCGCCGCCGCGTACCGTGCTGGTGTCCCGGGACGCGCTGCGCAGCGTGCAGCGCGGTGCCCCGTTGGGCATCCTGGGCGCTCCCGACTCGCTGCCGCAGCAGGATGATCTGCTCGACGGCGCCTGGACGGTCTGCTCGGGCACCGGGACGTCGACGTCCGGCGACACCGATGCTCCGCCGCCGGCGGTCGGGGTCGGGGTCGCAAGCGCGACGAACCGCCCACTGGGCGAGGACGGGCTGCTGGTCCAGACACCCGACGGGGAGGTCGCGCTGCTCTGGCGTGGCCGGCGGCACGGCGTACCGGAGCCGCAACTGGTGCGCGGCGCGCTCGGCTGGGGGCAGCACCGGCCCCTGCCGGTCGCGACGGCGCTTCTGCGGGCGGTGCCGGCCGGTGCCGACCTGGTCGGGCCGGTGGTGCCCGGCGTCGGCGACCGGTCGTCCGGCGTACCGGGCGCCCGGATCGGCGAGGTCTTCGTAGTGGCCACCCAGAGCGGATCGCGGCAGTACGCGGTGGCGGCGCGCGATGGACTGGCGCAGATCACCCAGGTGCAGGCCGATCTGCTGCTCACCAGCCATGACCAGGCGGTGCCGACTCCGCTGACGCAGGGCAGGTTCCGTGCTCTTGCCGGCGCGGGGAACCTGACGCCGTCCGGGTCGGCACCACCACCGGCGACCACACCGCTACTACGCGAAGCAGCGGACGGTCGACTCTGCGTACGGATCGCCGGGCCGGACGCCCCGGTGGAGATCGACCTGGATCCGCCAGGGCCGGCGGTCGGCGGGGTGCAGGTGCCGCCCGGCCGCGCGGCGCTCGTCCGGGCGGTCGCGGCGAGCGACGGTACGGCGAGCGACGGTACGGCGAGCGCATCCGCGTCCGCGCCGGTCAGCCTGGTCACCGAAACCGGGGTACGGCACGAGGTGACCGATCCGGCGACGCTCGCGGTGCTCGGCTATCCCGACGCGGTGCCGGTACCGATGCCCGCCGACGTGGTCGGACTGGTCCCGGCCGGCCCGGCGTTGGACGCGCGCGCCGCCCTCCGGTGA
- a CDS encoding NADH-quinone oxidoreductase subunit M: protein MNDFPFLSVLTVAPLVGALVVALVPRRQGELAKWLALGWSVAVLVLSLVMWFAFSAGGERFQFRESYPWIPNWGVNFTFAADGIALVMLMLIAVLVPLVILASWHDAEASKRSVPVYFGLLLLLEGTMIGVFAAADIFLFYVFFEVMLVPMYFLIGSYGGHQRQYAAVKFFLYSLVGGLFMLAAVIGLWVVGGQTFDWQALSQIDMSTGVERWLFLGFFVAFAIKAPFFPFHTWLPDAGGAAPAGSAALLVGVMDKVGTFGILRYCLGLFPEASQWFAPWALTLAVIGIIYAALLAVGQNDLKRLVSYTSISHFGFIGVGIFAFTTQAGTGAVLYMVNHGLATGLLFLVVGMFVARRGSALISDFGGAGKLVPVLAGVFFFAGLASLALPGTAPFISEFLVLIGTFSVNKPVAVIATLGIILAAAYVLWMVQRTTQGTLNPALTEVEPMKRDITLREKIVVAPLIALILLFGFYPKPLTDVINPAIEATLSDDVGRSDPAPTVGVIQEAAR from the coding sequence GTGAACGACTTTCCGTTCCTCTCGGTGCTGACCGTGGCGCCGCTGGTCGGTGCGCTCGTGGTGGCGCTCGTCCCGCGCCGCCAGGGGGAGCTGGCCAAGTGGCTGGCGCTCGGCTGGTCGGTGGCGGTGCTGGTGCTGTCACTGGTGATGTGGTTTGCCTTCTCCGCCGGTGGTGAGCGCTTCCAGTTCCGTGAGTCGTACCCGTGGATCCCCAACTGGGGGGTGAACTTCACCTTCGCCGCCGACGGCATCGCACTGGTCATGCTGATGCTGATCGCCGTACTGGTGCCGCTGGTGATCCTCGCCTCCTGGCACGACGCGGAGGCGTCGAAGCGGTCGGTGCCGGTCTACTTCGGCCTGCTGCTGCTGCTCGAAGGCACGATGATCGGCGTCTTCGCCGCAGCCGACATCTTCCTGTTCTACGTGTTCTTCGAGGTCATGCTGGTGCCGATGTACTTCCTGATCGGCAGCTACGGCGGCCACCAGCGGCAGTACGCGGCGGTCAAGTTCTTCCTCTACTCGCTGGTCGGCGGCCTGTTCATGCTGGCCGCCGTGATCGGCCTGTGGGTGGTCGGCGGGCAGACCTTCGACTGGCAGGCGCTCAGCCAGATCGACATGTCCACCGGTGTCGAACGCTGGCTGTTCCTCGGCTTCTTCGTGGCCTTCGCGATCAAGGCACCGTTCTTCCCGTTCCACACCTGGCTGCCCGACGCCGGTGGCGCCGCGCCGGCCGGCTCGGCCGCGCTGCTGGTCGGTGTGATGGACAAGGTCGGTACGTTCGGCATCCTGCGCTACTGCCTGGGGCTGTTCCCGGAGGCGTCCCAGTGGTTCGCCCCCTGGGCGTTGACGCTGGCGGTGATCGGCATCATCTACGCCGCGCTGCTGGCGGTCGGCCAGAACGACCTGAAGCGGCTGGTGTCGTACACCTCGATCTCGCACTTCGGCTTCATCGGCGTCGGCATCTTCGCGTTCACCACCCAGGCCGGCACCGGTGCGGTGCTCTACATGGTCAACCACGGGCTCGCCACCGGCCTGCTGTTCCTGGTCGTCGGCATGTTCGTGGCCCGCCGCGGATCCGCGCTGATCAGCGACTTCGGCGGCGCCGGGAAACTGGTCCCGGTGCTGGCCGGGGTCTTCTTCTTCGCCGGTCTGGCGTCGCTGGCGCTGCCCGGTACCGCCCCGTTCATCTCCGAGTTCCTGGTGCTGATCGGCACCTTCTCGGTGAACAAGCCGGTCGCGGTGATCGCCACCCTCGGCATCATCCTGGCTGCCGCGTACGTGCTGTGGATGGTGCAGCGCACCACCCAGGGCACGCTCAACCCGGCATTGACCGAGGTCGAGCCGATGAAGCGGGACATCACCCTGCGGGAGAAGATCGTGGTCGCCCCACTGATCGCGCTGATCCTGCTGTTCGGCTTCTACCCCAAGCCGTTGACCGACGTCATCAACCCGGCGATCGAGGCGACGTTGTCCGATGACGTCGGCAGGTCCGACCCCGCCCCGACCGTGGGCGTTATTCAGGAGGCGGCCCGGTGA
- a CDS encoding sigma-70 family RNA polymerase sigma factor produces MMRALHEEHGDALFAHALRLAGGDRQRAEDLVQETLLRAWRHPESLDPERGSVRAWLFTTARNLAIDAWRRRSVRVGEVVTDELPEPPPAVDEADRAVEAWTVAEALGRLSPPHREVLIECFYRGRSVSEAAARLGVPPGTVKSRTHYALRSLRLVLEEMGVTQ; encoded by the coding sequence CTGATGCGCGCGTTGCACGAGGAGCACGGCGACGCGCTCTTCGCCCATGCCCTGCGGCTGGCCGGCGGTGACCGCCAACGAGCCGAGGACCTGGTGCAGGAGACGCTGCTGCGGGCCTGGCGACATCCCGAGTCGCTGGACCCGGAGCGAGGTTCCGTACGGGCCTGGCTGTTCACCACGGCCCGCAACCTCGCCATCGACGCCTGGCGTCGACGCAGCGTACGGGTCGGGGAGGTCGTCACCGACGAGCTGCCGGAGCCACCGCCCGCGGTGGACGAGGCGGACCGCGCGGTGGAGGCGTGGACAGTGGCCGAAGCTCTCGGCCGGTTGTCCCCACCGCACCGCGAGGTGCTGATCGAATGTTTCTACCGGGGTCGCTCGGTCTCCGAGGCGGCCGCCCGGCTCGGGGTGCCGCCCGGCACCGTGAAGTCACGTACACATTACGCACTGCGCTCGCTGCGGCTGGTGCTGGAGGAGATGGGGGTGACCCAGTGA
- a CDS encoding phage holin family protein, translating to MGFVTSLLIRLGSTALAFWLATLVIPGISLETDAVGEGIVTLLLVSVIFGLVNAILQPIIKTLGCGLYVLTLGLIAIVVNGLLFLLTGVIAEQLDLPFEVDGFWPSAVLGALFVSVVTWLLGLVLDRD from the coding sequence ATGGGTTTCGTGACTAGCCTGCTCATTCGGCTCGGCAGCACCGCGCTCGCGTTCTGGCTCGCCACCCTCGTCATTCCCGGCATCAGCCTGGAGACCGACGCGGTCGGTGAGGGCATCGTCACCTTGCTGCTCGTGTCGGTGATCTTCGGTCTGGTGAACGCGATCCTGCAGCCGATCATCAAGACCCTCGGCTGCGGCCTCTACGTGCTGACGCTCGGCCTGATCGCGATCGTCGTGAACGGACTGCTGTTCCTGCTGACCGGTGTCATCGCCGAGCAGCTCGACCTGCCGTTCGAGGTCGACGGGTTCTGGCCGTCCGCCGTGCTCGGTGCGCTCTTCGTCAGCGTGGTCACCTGGCTGTTGGGGCTGGTGCTGGACCGGGACTGA
- a CDS encoding helix-turn-helix domain-containing protein, whose translation MRDPLAEPSDLIRSVSRALRVLEAVGRAPRGLTVKQIARRCELTVATTYHLVRTLAYEGYVIRREDGTYIVGLEVADRYRELVAAFRGPPAVGEALRRAAVETGYSHYLGRFVGTQVAVTASADGLRSPYLEDMVPGFDEGAHATALGKALLATLTPDQRFRYLKEFGMRPFTSATITTIEGFEADIAVGDRRGMHLEIGQYRQGVACAAVMVNVDKDVERRVAIACALPAAEMMTSARVVRAKLLTAARAVADAMTAPEQPMN comes from the coding sequence GTGCGCGACCCCTTGGCGGAACCTTCGGACCTCATCCGGAGTGTTTCACGGGCACTTCGGGTGCTCGAAGCGGTCGGTCGTGCCCCGCGCGGACTGACCGTCAAACAGATTGCCCGGCGCTGCGAGCTGACCGTGGCCACCACGTACCACCTGGTGCGCACGCTGGCGTACGAGGGCTATGTGATCCGTCGTGAGGACGGCACCTACATCGTGGGGCTCGAGGTCGCCGACCGCTACCGGGAACTGGTGGCCGCGTTCCGCGGGCCGCCGGCGGTGGGCGAGGCCCTGCGCCGGGCGGCGGTCGAGACCGGCTACAGCCACTATCTCGGCCGATTCGTCGGCACCCAGGTGGCGGTGACCGCCTCAGCGGACGGGCTGCGGTCGCCGTACCTGGAGGACATGGTCCCCGGCTTCGACGAAGGCGCCCACGCGACCGCGCTCGGCAAGGCGCTGCTCGCCACCCTCACCCCCGATCAGCGGTTCCGCTACCTCAAGGAATTCGGCATGCGGCCGTTCACCTCGGCGACGATCACGACGATCGAGGGTTTCGAGGCGGACATCGCGGTCGGCGACCGGCGCGGCATGCATCTGGAGATCGGCCAGTACCGGCAGGGGGTGGCCTGCGCGGCGGTCATGGTCAACGTCGACAAGGACGTCGAACGACGGGTCGCGATCGCCTGTGCGCTGCCGGCCGCCGAGATGATGACCTCGGCCCGGGTGGTCCGCGCGAAGCTGCTGACCGCCGCCCGGGCGGTCGCCGATGCGATGACCGCGCCGGAACAGCCGATGAACTGA
- the nuoK gene encoding NADH-quinone oxidoreductase subunit NuoK — translation MTPDNYLILSAVLFTIGAVGVLVRRNAIVLFMCIELMLNSANLALVTFSRINGDLNGQIIAFFVMVVAAAEVVVGLAIIMTIFRTRRSASVDDANLLKY, via the coding sequence ATGACTCCGGACAACTACCTGATCCTGTCGGCGGTGCTGTTCACCATCGGCGCGGTCGGCGTGCTGGTCCGCCGCAACGCGATCGTGCTGTTCATGTGCATCGAGTTGATGCTCAACTCCGCGAACCTGGCGCTGGTCACCTTCAGCCGGATCAACGGTGACCTCAACGGCCAGATCATCGCCTTCTTCGTGATGGTCGTGGCGGCTGCCGAGGTGGTCGTGGGGCTCGCCATCATCATGACCATCTTCCGGACTCGGCGCTCGGCGAGCGTCGACGACGCCAACCTGCTGAAGTACTAA